In one window of bacterium DNA:
- a CDS encoding MFS transporter: MNSILTILTTSAFFANSAMALTVPIVAVFIVEDLVGGSVAAAGFAATIYMVVKALLQIPVGRYTDGDSGCMREYGVMLVGRVLLVAVPFLYLFIDHIRELYMLQVLAGIGAALVYPGWMVLFTRFADHQQEGREWSWFNTLVTFGGAAAASFGGWSAQRFGFDVVFITWGILEAISLMTTLFLSQHHTDLATGCATVRRKHIVHNVHCA, encoded by the coding sequence TGAACTCCATCCTCACCATCCTCACGACATCTGCGTTCTTCGCGAACAGCGCAATGGCACTGACCGTGCCGATCGTCGCGGTATTTATCGTGGAGGATCTCGTGGGTGGCTCCGTAGCTGCCGCAGGATTCGCGGCGACGATCTACATGGTCGTGAAGGCACTCCTCCAGATTCCCGTTGGCCGGTATACGGACGGGGACTCGGGATGCATGCGCGAGTACGGCGTGATGCTTGTTGGTCGCGTCCTGCTCGTCGCGGTGCCGTTCCTCTACCTCTTCATTGACCACATCCGCGAGCTCTACATGCTCCAAGTGCTCGCAGGAATTGGTGCGGCGCTCGTGTACCCCGGGTGGATGGTACTCTTCACGCGATTTGCTGATCACCAGCAGGAAGGCCGCGAATGGTCGTGGTTCAACACGCTCGTCACGTTTGGCGGAGCTGCTGCGGCATCGTTCGGCGGATGGAGCGCGCAGCGATTTGGGTTCGATGTTGTATTCATTACCTGGGGCATCCTCGAAGCGATATCCCTCATGACGACGCTGTTCCTCTCGCAGCATCACACCGATCTCGCTACAGGTTGCGCCACCGTCCGCCGCAAGCATATCGTGCACAATGTGCATTGTGCATAA
- a CDS encoding toprim domain-containing protein: MDVQQYLSTRNIKFKECTGNELVMRCPFNDCDVKVRHAGHFYINTAKQVYSCQKCKTSGHISQLIQHLGDDPYKLGLIEHTQGRAATVQHEQKNAASSQISKDQIVTWHNNLPDHIRQYLKDDRGLSDLVIGDAKLGWDGSHITIPIADESGAWLYARRRAAPGSNDEPRYKTPKGAQAALYGVHLLKGAISVVICEGELDALVLLSNGILAVSGTAGAGTFKQEWAQLLSNVPEVHIVYDHDAQGRAGALMVGKLIPHAKICELPGDVGEKGDVTDFFARLKRTPDDFGEILTAGKTLAQLEESELRYADVPPPQRTMTIEAWREALSSRFPEFLTVSEICMSVLAQLLIKDIRNPFGLVLIDVPSAGKTITLNFFADLQGISYASDSFTPSSLVSHASNVKREQLEEIDLLPRIRFKMFVVRDLAPIFAERQETLVKNLGVMTRVFDGEGLETDSGIHGKRGYRGNFVFMFLAGSTPIQPRVFKTMGNLGSRLFFVNMHSPDKSEDALAEQLAKPSYKLKEQECRDATCDFALNLWKHHSGGVAWDNEGDPVHLRRIIARCARLLARLRGTISVWSNDESDEQHYTNVVIEKPDRISTCLYNLVRGHALISGRTQIAEADLWVAIDVALQSAQLNRVRLLGAILEHGGTVSTEIVMDAINCSNPTALKEIETLHVLGIVNTEDQKTNNDAGRPMRIVTIKKEFEWFCSDEYGELRARGHRASFA; this comes from the coding sequence ATGGATGTACAACAATATCTTAGCACGAGAAACATCAAATTCAAAGAATGCACCGGTAATGAATTAGTGATGCGGTGTCCCTTCAATGACTGCGACGTGAAGGTGCGTCACGCGGGACACTTCTACATCAATACCGCAAAGCAGGTCTACAGCTGCCAGAAGTGCAAAACGAGCGGCCACATCTCACAGCTCATCCAGCACCTCGGAGATGACCCGTACAAGCTTGGCCTGATAGAGCACACGCAGGGCCGCGCCGCGACGGTGCAGCACGAGCAAAAGAACGCAGCTTCCTCACAAATCTCAAAGGATCAAATCGTTACATGGCACAACAATCTCCCCGATCATATCCGTCAATACCTCAAGGACGATCGGGGTCTCAGTGACCTTGTCATTGGGGATGCAAAACTCGGATGGGATGGCAGCCACATCACCATCCCGATTGCCGACGAAAGTGGAGCATGGCTCTACGCTCGAAGACGTGCGGCTCCGGGCAGCAACGACGAGCCGCGCTACAAAACACCCAAGGGGGCGCAGGCGGCCCTCTACGGAGTTCACCTGCTCAAAGGAGCGATATCTGTGGTGATCTGCGAGGGGGAACTGGATGCACTCGTTCTTCTCTCAAATGGCATCCTGGCTGTCTCCGGCACCGCAGGGGCGGGCACCTTCAAGCAAGAATGGGCGCAGCTGCTCTCGAATGTCCCGGAAGTGCACATTGTCTACGATCATGACGCACAGGGACGCGCTGGGGCGCTCATGGTTGGCAAGCTCATACCCCATGCAAAAATTTGCGAGCTTCCGGGGGACGTTGGAGAAAAGGGGGACGTAACGGACTTCTTTGCGCGCCTGAAGCGGACACCTGATGACTTTGGAGAAATACTGACAGCCGGAAAAACATTAGCGCAACTTGAGGAGTCGGAGTTGCGCTATGCAGATGTTCCGCCACCACAGAGAACCATGACCATCGAAGCATGGCGAGAGGCGCTATCATCGCGGTTCCCTGAGTTCCTTACGGTATCCGAAATCTGCATGTCCGTGCTTGCACAGCTGCTCATCAAGGACATCCGGAATCCGTTTGGGCTTGTATTGATTGACGTACCGTCGGCAGGGAAAACAATTACGCTCAACTTCTTCGCGGACCTTCAGGGAATCTCCTACGCCAGCGATAGCTTTACGCCATCATCGCTTGTCTCCCACGCATCCAATGTCAAACGTGAACAGCTGGAAGAAATTGATCTGCTACCACGAATCCGATTCAAGATGTTCGTCGTGCGTGATCTGGCACCGATCTTTGCTGAACGCCAAGAAACACTGGTGAAGAATCTTGGTGTGATGACACGGGTGTTCGACGGCGAGGGGCTTGAGACGGACAGCGGCATCCACGGGAAGCGCGGGTATCGAGGAAACTTCGTATTCATGTTCCTTGCAGGGAGCACACCCATTCAGCCGCGCGTGTTCAAAACGATGGGGAATCTGGGCAGCCGTCTGTTCTTCGTGAACATGCATTCGCCTGACAAGTCCGAAGATGCGCTTGCAGAACAACTCGCAAAACCAAGTTACAAACTCAAGGAACAGGAGTGTCGCGATGCGACGTGCGACTTTGCGTTGAATCTCTGGAAACACCATTCTGGGGGTGTGGCATGGGACAATGAAGGAGATCCAGTGCATCTCCGAAGAATCATCGCCCGATGTGCACGGCTCCTCGCACGCCTGCGCGGCACGATCAGTGTCTGGAGCAACGACGAGAGCGACGAGCAGCACTACACGAATGTCGTCATCGAAAAACCGGATCGCATTAGCACCTGCTTGTATAATCTCGTGCGTGGTCACGCGCTCATCTCGGGAAGAACGCAGATTGCCGAAGCGGATCTCTGGGTAGCCATTGATGTGGCCCTACAATCCGCACAACTCAACCGTGTTCGTCTTCTGGGCGCAATCCTTGAACACGGAGGCACCGTGAGTACGGAAATCGTAATGGACGCAATAAACTGCAGCAATCCTACCGCACTCAAAGAAATCGAGACGCTGCACGTCCTTGGCATTGTGAACACTGAAGACCAAAAGACCAACAACGACGCAGGCCGACCCATGAGGATCGTGACCATCAAAAAAGAGTTCGAATGGTTCTGCTCAGACGAATATGGTGAGCTGAGAGCACGCGGACACAGGGCCAGTTTTGCTTAG
- a CDS encoding DUF5659 domain-containing protein yields the protein MNREFASSDLGLSGALKSLQGTQLLRVEPIDARRVAFVFADDGTINEKVEAYWNGKLQVDALAYFNALKLLKAQVFSVRRV from the coding sequence ATGAATAGAGAATTTGCCAGCTCTGACCTGGGACTGAGCGGGGCACTCAAATCACTACAAGGAACGCAGTTGTTACGCGTGGAGCCAATTGATGCTCGACGCGTGGCTTTCGTTTTCGCTGACGACGGAACGATCAACGAGAAGGTGGAGGCGTACTGGAACGGGAAGCTCCAGGTTGATGCGCTCGCGTACTTCAATGCCCTGAAGCTGCTGAAGGCGCAGGTGTTTTCGGTGCGTCGCGTATGA
- a CDS encoding thermonuclease family protein, with the protein MLAIVTEVIDGDTVRVRLSDGTIEKVRIIGMDTPESKDPRKTVECFAHEATEHLRDMLKGSSNVTTLVRDDISGNRDTYQRLLRHLEITPTADVTERDVARRMIRDGYAYAYTKYPFEKVKMEQHIAAEKEARTQALGLWAPGECEEDPRVAAHANSKTTDDKLTPSLDNPVEAGKDISNPKDGNNSTDEQEQTTDEGWPGLALFIVVLGGIAYIARPSTWKKWAK; encoded by the coding sequence ATGCTCGCGATCGTCACCGAAGTGATTGATGGGGACACCGTCCGCGTTCGTCTATCGGACGGCACGATCGAAAAAGTACGAATTATCGGCATGGATACGCCAGAATCGAAAGACCCGAGAAAGACCGTGGAGTGCTTCGCCCATGAGGCAACCGAGCACCTTAGGGACATGCTCAAGGGATCGAGCAATGTGACGACCTTGGTGCGCGACGACATCAGCGGCAATCGAGACACGTACCAGCGATTGCTACGACACCTCGAAATCACACCAACAGCAGACGTTACAGAGCGGGATGTCGCGAGGCGTATGATTCGAGACGGGTACGCCTATGCATACACGAAATATCCATTTGAAAAGGTCAAAATGGAGCAACACATCGCTGCTGAAAAAGAAGCTCGCACACAAGCACTAGGGCTTTGGGCGCCTGGAGAATGTGAAGAGGATCCGCGTGTCGCTGCTCATGCAAACTCGAAGACAACAGATGACAAGCTAACACCATCACTTGACAATCCTGTAGAAGCTGGTAAAGATATATCGAACCCAAAAGATGGGAACAATTCGACCGACGAACAGGAGCAAACAACCGATGAAGGATGGCCAGGACTCGCACTGTTTATTGTCGTACTTGGAGGCATCGCCTACATTGCGCGACCAAGTACTTGGAAGAAATGGGCCAAGTGA
- a CDS encoding tetratricopeptide repeat protein: MFCKNCGQKLKIGSKVLHNVRTGVPASQKQPTENTKGQESWVNGKIAKTAVIVLVVAVLVWVLVSGIVAVATFVMNSFVVHFNNVGWESFDSGDAQSAINQLRSASDLAVTNTDKVNSLKNLAYVYESEGLYDDAHDTYTEALSLTSEGSFDYHLISGEIALLEDRPNTALVSYNNAYEKNQNDVQINGGLALFYLDIEDTHPQYVDYLEALSYAKRAYEFDTEKSQASKQTLAIAYFYNNDYNQAISLLSTSNLTQHPDAGFWLGLAYLSDGDETNGCYYLQKFANAADYKLNPSNFAEAPSCFKELR, translated from the coding sequence ATGTTTTGTAAAAATTGCGGACAAAAACTTAAAATCGGATCAAAAGTTCTGCACAATGTGCGGACAGGAGTTCCTGCTTCGCAAAAGCAACCTACTGAAAATACGAAGGGTCAAGAATCTTGGGTAAACGGAAAAATTGCTAAAACCGCCGTCATCGTTTTGGTTGTTGCTGTATTAGTTTGGGTATTAGTTTCGGGGATAGTAGCAGTAGCAACATTTGTAATGAACTCCTTTGTTGTTCATTTTAATAATGTAGGATGGGAATCATTTGATTCTGGAGACGCACAAAGTGCCATAAATCAGCTAAGAAGCGCCTCTGATTTAGCAGTTACAAACACAGACAAAGTAAACTCTCTAAAGAACCTCGCTTATGTATACGAGTCGGAGGGACTTTATGATGACGCCCACGATACTTACACAGAAGCACTTTCGCTAACAAGTGAAGGCTCTTTTGACTACCACCTCATCTCCGGCGAAATAGCCCTACTGGAGGACAGGCCAAATACGGCACTCGTAAGCTACAACAATGCTTATGAAAAGAATCAGAATGACGTTCAAATCAATGGCGGGCTAGCGTTGTTCTACTTAGATATTGAGGATACACATCCGCAATATGTGGATTATCTAGAAGCTCTTTCATATGCAAAACGCGCTTACGAGTTCGACACAGAAAAATCTCAAGCATCAAAACAAACCTTGGCAATCGCATATTTTTACAACAACGACTACAATCAGGCAATCTCCTTACTTTCAACATCCAATTTGACTCAACATCCTGACGCCGGTTTTTGGCTTGGCCTCGCTTATTTAAGCGATGGAGATGAAACCAATGGATGCTACTATCTTCAAAAATTTGCAAATGCGGCCGACTACAAATTAAACCCAAGTAATTTTGCAGAAGCCCCGTCTTGCTTTAAGGAATTGAGATGA
- the typA gene encoding translational GTPase TypA, giving the protein MDFRNIAIIAHVDHGKTTLVDAMLQQSGTFSEREAAPERVMDSNALEKERGITIYAKNTSIHLGDTKVNIVDTPGHADFGSEVERVLRMVDSVLLLVDAYEGPMPQTKFVLRKSLALGLRPIVVINKIDKPSARPDEVLDMVFDLFVELGATSEQLDFPYIYTIAKAGIAKRDPQDASENLQPLFDLILTKVAPALSNTDVPLRMQPANLTYDDFVGRMGSGRIYEGVARVGMSVTVISADGLRKQHKISKIFTTEGLRKVDVAEAVAGDIVMIAGIPTINVGETIAANANAEPLPAITVDEPTLTMNFLVNNSPFSGREGSKVTSRQIRERLERELETNVGLQIDFPESADFFTVRGRGEMHLSILVEIMRREGYELQVSRPQVILREVDGATHEPFEQVIVDVPDALAGVVIESLSKRKGDMLDLVSENGSTRLTFRIPTRGLLGYRMEFLTQTKGKGTLSHIFAEYGAHRGPIGRRTTGSIISGFTGTTRAYALDRIQERGSLFIGPGEDVYEGQVIGMSMKETMTVNPIKDKNLTNMRASGTDDAILLTPPMDMNLERALEYIDDDEYVEVTPKSVRIRKQHLTENARKRNTPKG; this is encoded by the coding sequence ATGGATTTTCGAAACATCGCCATCATCGCACACGTTGACCACGGGAAGACCACCCTGGTGGACGCGATGCTCCAGCAGTCGGGTACGTTCTCGGAGCGCGAAGCGGCGCCGGAGCGGGTCATGGATTCCAACGCGCTCGAGAAGGAGCGCGGCATTACCATTTACGCGAAGAACACGTCCATCCACCTCGGCGATACGAAGGTGAACATCGTAGACACGCCCGGGCACGCGGACTTCGGCTCCGAGGTGGAGCGCGTGCTCCGCATGGTGGACTCCGTGCTCCTGCTCGTTGATGCATACGAGGGCCCGATGCCGCAGACGAAGTTCGTCCTGCGGAAGTCCCTCGCGCTCGGCCTCCGGCCCATCGTGGTCATCAACAAGATTGACAAGCCGAGCGCGCGGCCGGACGAGGTGCTCGACATGGTGTTTGATCTCTTCGTGGAGCTCGGTGCCACGAGCGAGCAGCTCGACTTCCCGTACATCTACACGATCGCGAAGGCAGGCATCGCGAAGCGCGATCCTCAGGATGCGAGCGAGAACCTCCAACCGCTCTTCGATCTCATCCTCACGAAGGTTGCGCCCGCGCTCTCGAACACCGACGTGCCGTTGCGCATGCAGCCGGCGAACCTCACGTACGATGATTTCGTCGGACGCATGGGCTCTGGTCGCATCTACGAGGGCGTCGCGCGCGTGGGGATGTCGGTGACGGTTATCAGTGCTGATGGATTGCGCAAGCAGCATAAGATCAGCAAGATCTTCACGACCGAGGGGTTGCGGAAAGTTGACGTTGCGGAGGCCGTCGCCGGTGACATTGTTATGATCGCGGGCATCCCCACGATTAACGTGGGCGAGACGATTGCAGCGAACGCCAACGCAGAACCGCTGCCGGCAATCACCGTGGACGAGCCGACGCTCACGATGAACTTCCTCGTGAATAACTCGCCATTTTCAGGCCGCGAGGGCTCGAAGGTGACGTCGCGCCAGATTCGTGAGCGCCTCGAACGCGAGCTCGAGACGAACGTCGGGCTCCAGATTGATTTCCCGGAGTCCGCGGATTTCTTCACGGTGCGCGGTCGCGGCGAGATGCACCTCTCCATACTCGTGGAGATCATGCGCCGCGAGGGGTACGAGCTCCAGGTGAGCCGTCCGCAGGTCATTCTTCGCGAGGTGGACGGCGCAACGCACGAACCGTTCGAGCAGGTCATCGTGGATGTGCCGGACGCGCTCGCGGGCGTTGTTATTGAGTCGCTCAGCAAGCGAAAGGGCGACATGCTCGACCTCGTGAGCGAGAACGGATCAACGCGTCTCACGTTCCGCATTCCCACGCGCGGCCTCCTTGGCTACCGCATGGAGTTCCTCACGCAGACGAAGGGGAAGGGGACACTCTCGCACATCTTCGCGGAGTACGGAGCGCACCGCGGGCCGATCGGGCGGCGAACAACCGGCTCCATCATCTCCGGCTTCACGGGAACAACGAGGGCGTACGCGCTTGACCGAATCCAGGAGCGTGGCTCGTTGTTCATTGGTCCAGGCGAGGACGTCTACGAGGGGCAGGTCATCGGCATGAGCATGAAGGAGACGATGACGGTGAATCCGATCAAGGATAAGAACCTCACGAACATGCGCGCGAGCGGAACGGATGACGCGATTCTCCTCACGCCACCGATGGACATGAACCTCGAGCGCGCGCTCGAGTACATTGACGACGACGAGTACGTTGAGGTGACACCAAAATCGGTGCGCATCCGCAAGCAGCACCTCACCGAGAACGCGCGTAAGCGGAACACACCGAAGGGCTGA